One region of Palaemon carinicauda isolate YSFRI2023 chromosome 40, ASM3689809v2, whole genome shotgun sequence genomic DNA includes:
- the LOC137631524 gene encoding RNA exonuclease 1 homolog, with the protein MMDPSQYEKLERHVLSENVMNQFSYPRPHPHVKGQALISNAREHYFQIPSNGTRGCIRCGAVYSVYESGKAVKPEVCVYHSKRKPNQGQQYRCCGGNYNAKPCRTAPQHVSEEFDLSNMTGFLLTKDNTSVTGQEAYALDTEMIYTECGREVACLTIVNTKCEVVYETMILPENPIVDYNTEFSKLTSSDFAGVTTTLKDVHKKLLTLWGPNTILIGHGLESDLIKLKVIHDKVVDTLVLYPHKRGFPFMNSLQYLKDTYLPQCTYEGSSKKCSEDAIAAMKLVKRKINGPSRKIVQYNLIG; encoded by the coding sequence atgatgGACCCCAGCCAATATGAGAAACTTGAGCGTCATGTCCTCTCTGAGAACGTCATGAACCAGTTCAGCTATCCACGTCCCCATCCACATGTTAAAGGCCAAGCACTGATATCCAATGCAAGAGAGCACTACTTTCAGATACCAAGCAATGGAACCAGAGGATGCATTAGATGTGGAGCAGTTTATTCTGTATATGAAAGTGGTAAAGCTGTAAAGCCTGAAGTTTGTGTCTACCATTCTAAAAGGAAACCAAACCAGGGACAGCAATACAGATGTTGTGGGGGCAACTACAATGCCAAGCCATGCAGGACTGCCCCACAACATGTCTCCGAGGAGTTTGACCTTTCCAATATGACTGGGTTCCTACTAACTAAAGATAATACTTCTGTAACAGGACAGGAAGCTTATGCTCTTGATACTGAAATGATATACACCGAATGTGGTCGGGAAGTTGCGTGCTTGACGATTGTCAACACCAAATGTGAAGTCGTTTATGAGACTATGATTCTACCTGAGAATCCCATTGTGGATTACAATACAGAGTTTTCAAAACTCACCTCTTCAGATTTTGCTGGGGTAACAACCACTCTGAAAGATGTTCATAAAAAATTGCTAACACTTTGGGGTCCTAACACTATCCTCATAGGTCATGGACTAGAAAGTGACTTGATTAAACTGAAAGTGATTCATGATAAAGTTGTGGATACTCTGGTGTTATATCCACACAAGAGAGGGTTCCCATTCATGAACTCCTTGCAGTATTTGAAGGATACTTATTTACCACAATGCACTTATGAAGGGTCTTCTAAGAAATGCAGTGAAGATGCAATTGCAGCCATGAAGCTTGTTAAACGGAAAATTAATGGTCCATCGAGGAAAATCGTACAATACAACCTTATAGGTTAG